GAAACCACCCGCGGTGGTGGCGATGCCACGCACCGTGCCGGCGGTGGCCGCGACCAGATCGGCCCGGGCCTTGGCGTTGGCCTCGCGGTCGGCGGTGGCGTCGTCGGTGGCCGGGACGGGCTCGGCCTCCAGGCGCAGGGCCAGGTCGGCCACCCGGATCACCGAGGTGCCGCCCACCTGCCCGGTGATCGGCAGCTGGCCCGTCGATCCGGCCGAGGCGTCGGCCGCGCCGCCGGCCGCGCCACCGGCCGACTCCCCGATCGATGCGGCCTCACTCGGCCCGTCCGGAGCGGCGGCCCGTTCCGGCGCCTGGGTGGCCGCCGCGGCGGCACTGGTCTGGTCGGCCGCCCCGACGGTGGAGCTGGCCGAACCCGAACTGCAGGCCACCACCACGCTCAGCGCCAGCGCCCCCAGCAGCGCCGATCCGCCGACGCGCAGCGCGCCGCGTCCGGTCCGTCGTCCCCTCATGGCCATCCTCCATCGGCTCGACACCGCCGCCGCTGACGCGGTGGGCTGCCGGGAGGACGGAGGTCAGCGGTTCAGCGGCTGCACGGCCAAGGTCACGGTTGGGCAACGACGGAACCCGGCCGGGCGCCGATCAGGGCAGGTCGGGCTCGTCGCAGTCGGGCAGCGGGGTGCCGTCGGTCGCGGTGGCGAAACCGTTCTTGGCGGTCAACACGGCCGACAGGTCCGCGCAGGACACCGGCTTGATCGGTGCCGGCGGGTCGGTCGGGGCCGGGTCGCCGGTCGACTCCGCGGTGGTTGATTCAGCGCTGGCCGACTCCGCAGTGGCCGACTCCGCAGTGGTCGACTCCGCAGTGGTCGAGTCAGCGGACGACTCGGCCGCGGAGGACTCGGCCGTGGAGGACTCGGCCGTGGACGACTCGGTGGCGGGGGGCGCAGCGGTCGCGGACGGCGATGCGGTCGTGCCGGTCGCGCTCGATTCCGTCGAGGTCCCCGATGACGTCCCCGATGATGACGTCGGCGCCAAAGACGACGGGCTGGCCGAGGTGGTCGGCGATCCCGTCGTGGTTGCGGGCGAGGTGGTGGTGGTGGTCGGTGTCGGGCTGGTCGAGTCGGCTGAGGTCGCCGTGGTGGTCACCGAGGTCGAAGACCCAGTGGTCGCGGTCGTCGGGACCGGAGCGGTCGTGGCGGTGACCGATGACGGCGGGGCGGCGGGCGGCGTGGGGGTCGCTTCGGCCGGGGGCGCGGTGGTCGCAGCCGGCGGGGTCGGCGTGCTCACCGGTGGCACCTCGGCAACCGGGACGGGCACGGTGACCACCGGCGCGGGCGCCGGGTACGGCACCGGGCGGATCCGGGGGATGTTCGGCGTGTAGGTCGGCGACGAGCCGGAGCCGGCGGCGACCGCCCCGCTGAACGAGGTGATGCTCGAGCGGTAGGTGGGCGCCGTGTACGAGTAGGTCCGCACGATCGAGGAGAAGTCGGCCACGCCGGACGGGCGGACCGCGGCGCCGGTCCAGTAGCGGTGCACCCGGTCGTCCATGTCGGTGCGGGTCAGCGGCACGATGTGCACGGGGGTGCCGACCCAGGACGCTTCCAGGATGTAGGGCCGGCCACCGAAGGTGCCCAGGTAGACGGCCACGTGCCCGGGGAAGCCGACGATGTCGCCGGGCAGCGCCTGCGACCAGCTGACCGAGACCCCGGCCGATCGCTGCGAACCGGAGTCACCGGGGGTCTGGTACCCGGCCATGCCCAGCACGTATGCGGTCAGGCCCGAGCAGTCGAAGCCGATCTCGGGTCCGCAGCTGTTGTAGTCGCCGCCGCCGCGGGCGCAGCCGTTGTTGGGGCCGGCGCCGGAGCCGCCGCCACCCCAGACGTAGGGCAGGCCGAGCGCGCTGAACCCGGCCGCCAGCCCGGCAGCGACCTGGGGGGTGGGCGCGGTGATCGTCTGCCCGGCCAGGGCGCCGGAGACATAGGGGTTATTGGGGACCTTGACCGTGGTGCCGGTGGCCAGCACGGCCGAGTTGACGGCGGTGGTCGAGGCGCCGCCGCCGGTCGAGCCGAAGTACTTGCGAAACAGGAAGAAGAAGTTGCGGTTGCCGTAGGCCGAGCAGGCGTCGCCCGCGCCGGGGTAGGCGGCCAGGGACGCGGCGTTGGGCTGGTACGGCGTGTAGTTGTACAGCGACGCGGTGGCCTGGTTCTTGATCGTCACCGGGGCGCCGCCGCAGCCGGACTCGGCGACGTTCCACAGGATGGTGACCGTCTGGCCGGCCTGGTAGTTGTACTTGCCCGGATCGACCCGGTACCGGGCCCACTGCTTGGCCATGCCGTAGCCCTGGTTGAAGAAGCCGGCGTAGGCGGGGTCGCAGTTGGCGGTGCCGCCGGGCCCGCTGTCCGGGCAGTGCCAGCCCCAGGCCGCGTTGTAGGAGGCGGCGGTGGTGTCGGTCCGGCTGAGCAGGCCGGACTCCTTCTGCAGGGTGACCAGCATGACCTGCGGATTGATGCCGCAGGCGGTGGAGAACTTGGCGATGACCGTGGCCGCGTCCTCGTTGGTCCCGCCCGGATACGCCTGGCAGTACTGGTCGGCCGGCTGGCTGGTGGTGCTGATCCGCAGGTTCTTCAGACAGGCGGCGGCGGTGCAGCCCTCCCCCTCGGACAGCAGGAAGGTGCGGATCTGATCGGCCGTCATCGCCGAGCTGTTGTAGAAGACCGCGTCCGAGATGATGTTCCCCGGATCGAAGGCCGACCCGGTGGCGGCCTGCTCGGCCGGGGCCGGCGTGCAGGTCACCTCGTCCTGCTGGATCGAGACCGCGTCCATCAACTGGTCGACCAGCGCGCCGGCCATGTCGGAGTACTCGGCGAAGCGCCACCCGGTGGTGGTCTTCTGGACCACGTCGCCGATCTCGTCGTCGGAGCGGGCATCGGTGTCGTATCCGGGCACCTGCTTGATCAGCTGGTCGTAGAACATCCAGGCGGCGCCGCCCGGCTCGGTCCGCCGGTACTGGGTGTAGGTGACCGGGTTCTGCTGGAACAGGCCGAGCCATTCCTTGTTGACCGCCTCCGGCCGCAGGCTGGACTGCTCGGTGGCCACCGCGATGCCGATCCGGATGCCGCGCTTGCTGATGCCCATCTGCTTGCCGACGGCGATGACGGTGGCGGCCATCTTGACCTGCTCACCGTCCAGCGCGACGCCGGCGAACACCCCGCCGTCGGCCAGGTCGGCAGGCAACCCCTGCAGGTTGCCCAACGGGGCCGGGGTGCCGGAGCCGGAGACCGGGGTGGATTCCTGACCGGGAGCGCAGATCGGCAGGGCCGAGCCGAGGCTGACGCTGCTGGGACCGATGGGACCCACGGCTAGGGCGGAGGCCGACGGCACGGCCAGGGCCATCACGACCGCGCCGACCGCGGCGCCGGCCAGGACCCGCACCGACAGGGCCGAACGTTCGACCGGTGGCTGGGCCGGCACGGGCGGTTCGTAGGAGGGACGCTGGGTCAGCGGCAGCCAACCGTCCGGAATTCCGGCCGGCGGGGACCGGCGGCGCAGCGGTCGGACGGCGCGCGTGAGCGCGTCACGTACCCGACGCTGTCGCCCGGTCAAGGGCACTCCCCCAGGGTCTCGTCACGTGCCTGGACCGTCCTCAGCCCGGTGAGGACGATACTCGACCACGCTGTGTGGTGTGATTTCGATAATAGTGACCTAGGGTGCTTGACCGAATCCATCGTTCGAGTGCAGATAACCCATTTGCTGACCCTGACGGGCGAAATCTAGCTCGCATCGATGAGATGTCGGAAGGCAGTGAGGTTCGCGACGGACTGACCGCGTGACGTCCGCCAGGCCCACTCACGCCGGATGGCCGAGGCGAACCCCCGTTCCAGGATGGCGTTGAAGTCGGCGTCCGAGGTGGCCAGGACCACGCCCAGCACCGTGTTCAGTTCGTCGGCGGTGATCGACCCGCGGCCGAGCCGGCCGACCAGATGGATGTCGCCGTCACCGTCCACGGCGTAGGCCACCGAGCGAAGCTGGGCGTTGCGCTGCAGCAGGAACCGGTAGACCTGTTCGGTGTTCTCGTCGGGCTTGCGGCACACGAACGACTCGATCAGGACGTGGTGCTCGCCGACGACCAGCCATACCAGCGTGCGATGCCGCCGCTCGCCGGGCAGCGTGATCAGGAACGCGTCGTCCTCGGGGCGGGCGAAATCGACCCCCAGGTCGGTCAGCGCGGCGGCGATGTCGTCGGGGCTCATCGGCCGGCCACCCGGGCCAGCGGGCTGCCGTTCGCCTCGATCCGGCCGATCTGATCTATCCGGGCGATCCCGGTCCGGCCCTGGTCCACCCGGGCGCCGTCGCGGGCGGCCCGGTAGCTACGCAGCAGGCCGTCGACGGTCGCGTCCCAGGAGAACTGGGCGGCCTGCTGCCGGGCACCCACCGAGAGGCGATCCCGCCGGGGCGCGTCGAGGGTGACCGCGGCCAACGCGTCGGCCCACCGACCCGGGTCGTGACCGTTGACCAACGACCCGCTGACGCCGTCGGCCACGGCCACCGTGAGGCCGCCGACCGCGGCCGCGACCACCGGCGTCCCCGACGCCTGGGCCTCGATCGCCACCAACCCGAAGGACTCGTTGTAGCTGGGCACGGCGACCACGTCGGCGGCCCGGTAGATCACGGCCAGCTCGGCGGCCGGCACCGCCGGCCGGAAGTCGATCGTGTCGCGGCTGCCGAGCAGGTCG
This genomic window from Nakamurella multipartita DSM 44233 contains:
- a CDS encoding C40 family peptidase; translation: MTGRQRRVRDALTRAVRPLRRRSPPAGIPDGWLPLTQRPSYEPPVPAQPPVERSALSVRVLAGAAVGAVVMALAVPSASALAVGPIGPSSVSLGSALPICAPGQESTPVSGSGTPAPLGNLQGLPADLADGGVFAGVALDGEQVKMAATVIAVGKQMGISKRGIRIGIAVATEQSSLRPEAVNKEWLGLFQQNPVTYTQYRRTEPGGAAWMFYDQLIKQVPGYDTDARSDDEIGDVVQKTTTGWRFAEYSDMAGALVDQLMDAVSIQQDEVTCTPAPAEQAATGSAFDPGNIISDAVFYNSSAMTADQIRTFLLSEGEGCTAAACLKNLRISTTSQPADQYCQAYPGGTNEDAATVIAKFSTACGINPQVMLVTLQKESGLLSRTDTTAASYNAAWGWHCPDSGPGGTANCDPAYAGFFNQGYGMAKQWARYRVDPGKYNYQAGQTVTILWNVAESGCGGAPVTIKNQATASLYNYTPYQPNAASLAAYPGAGDACSAYGNRNFFFLFRKYFGSTGGGASTTAVNSAVLATGTTVKVPNNPYVSGALAGQTITAPTPQVAAGLAAGFSALGLPYVWGGGGSGAGPNNGCARGGGDYNSCGPEIGFDCSGLTAYVLGMAGYQTPGDSGSQRSAGVSVSWSQALPGDIVGFPGHVAVYLGTFGGRPYILEASWVGTPVHIVPLTRTDMDDRVHRYWTGAAVRPSGVADFSSIVRTYSYTAPTYRSSITSFSGAVAAGSGSSPTYTPNIPRIRPVPYPAPAPVVTVPVPVAEVPPVSTPTPPAATTAPPAEATPTPPAAPPSSVTATTAPVPTTATTGSSTSVTTTATSADSTSPTPTTTTTSPATTTGSPTTSASPSSLAPTSSSGTSSGTSTESSATGTTASPSATAAPPATESSTAESSTAESSAAESSADSTTAESTTAESATAESASAESTTAESTGDPAPTDPPAPIKPVSCADLSAVLTAKNGFATATDGTPLPDCDEPDLP
- a CDS encoding type III secretion system chaperone family protein, whose amino-acid sequence is MSPDDIAAALTDLGVDFARPEDDAFLITLPGERRHRTLVWLVVGEHHVLIESFVCRKPDENTEQVYRFLLQRNAQLRSVAYAVDGDGDIHLVGRLGRGSITADELNTVLGVVLATSDADFNAILERGFASAIRREWAWRTSRGQSVANLTAFRHLIDAS